The following proteins are co-located in the Pseudomonas synxantha genome:
- a CDS encoding cache domain-containing protein, producing MSLYRPFVLLCLWCSAFINGAQAATTDVYGGEAQRANALLAKAVADYKTRGDGALAEFSRQGAYVDGELYIYVIDTAGVMLASGGPSASLVGKPVVSVLDDDLKAAFQHAISQPADGTVRSAEYRWWNWQHGKVERKRVFYERVADRVISVGYYMPRASAEQARQLLQRVTEQLASDPASTLDRINKHDKQLTEDDLYAFVVDLKTQRFAAHGFLPRLVGTDFKSLRSTDGKPIGEAMLELMRTEDNAEMTYLWRNPMTGQNELKQTFLQRIDGYVVAVGCYTIVGLKACGRQ from the coding sequence ATGAGCCTTTACCGACCTTTCGTGCTGCTGTGCCTGTGGTGCAGCGCGTTCATCAATGGGGCCCAAGCTGCGACGACGGATGTCTACGGTGGCGAAGCCCAGCGCGCCAATGCCTTGCTGGCCAAGGCCGTGGCCGATTACAAGACGCGGGGTGATGGTGCCCTCGCCGAGTTCAGTCGCCAGGGCGCCTATGTGGATGGTGAGCTATACATCTACGTGATCGACACCGCCGGCGTAATGCTAGCCAGTGGCGGACCTTCAGCGTCATTGGTGGGCAAGCCCGTGGTCAGCGTGCTGGATGACGACCTCAAGGCCGCCTTCCAGCACGCTATTTCGCAACCGGCTGACGGCACGGTGCGCAGCGCCGAATACCGCTGGTGGAACTGGCAGCACGGCAAAGTGGAGCGCAAGCGTGTGTTCTACGAGCGTGTGGCCGATCGGGTGATCTCGGTGGGCTACTACATGCCCCGAGCCAGCGCTGAACAGGCCAGGCAGTTGCTGCAACGGGTGACCGAACAACTGGCCAGCGACCCGGCCTCTACGCTGGATCGCATCAACAAACACGACAAGCAACTCACCGAAGATGATCTGTATGCCTTTGTGGTGGACCTGAAGACCCAACGCTTCGCCGCCCATGGCTTCTTGCCCAGGCTGGTGGGCACTGACTTCAAGTCGCTGCGTTCCACCGATGGCAAGCCCATTGGCGAAGCCATGCTTGAACTGATGCGCACTGAGGACAACGCCGAGATGACTTACTTGTGGCGTAACCCTATGACGGGTCAGAACGAGCTCAAACAGACCTTTCTACAACGAATTGATGGTTACGTGGTGGCGGTGGGTTGCTACACGATTGTGGGTCTGAAGGCCTGTGGTCGACAGTGA